ACCCCGTATTTGACCCACGGGAAAATGGGTCAAATCTGGCGGGGATCAGGGGCGGCATTACCGCCCGCAATCCTATTCGTAAACCGGCGTGCCCGTGGTCGCGAGCTCGGGCCAGTATTGGATCACATTGGTGCCCTGCAGCGGCTGTTGATAGCCTTTGTGACAGGTTTTACACGCCGCTTTTGGCGCATCCCCATGCAAAGGACCAAGGCGGTTCTCAGGATAAGTATCACCCAATGGGATCAGATACTCGGTGTTCATTTCCTGAACCATTCCGATACCCAGCGATTCTGTGCCCCATTGAGGCGTCACTTGCTCGGGATCATAGAATGCCCGCGTATTGTGGCAGAAGACACAGTTCACACCCAAAGAATTGCTGACATAATTCATCAGCGCATAGGTGCGTTCTGCATTCTGAATGCCCGCCACATCCGGATCGGTGATGTCTTCATCGGTCCGGCTTTCCAAACTGTGCACCCCAATCACTTCACCATCTACCAAATACTTCTCAAGCGCATCAGAGGGCAAAGAGCTGTATTGGCTGAGCGGCGTGACCCGGTTCTGGTTCGACGACCATCCCGCGGTAGACGCGTTGACCGGCGTCACTTTGAACCAAATGTCGCTGGGCACATTTTGTCCCCGGTGACAGGTCATGCAGGTCACCCCAACCTCTTTATTAGCGTTGACATGACCATCCCAGTTTTCATTGATATTCTGGGTCATTTGGATCATCCGGCGGGCCACAACTTTGGTGTA
The sequence above is drawn from the Rhodobacteraceae bacterium IMCC1335 genome and encodes:
- a CDS encoding photosynthetic reaction center cytochrome c subunit; its protein translation is MLPNWFNKWNRENPKDVFGPGILVGVVGGAVFVAIMIVAWGQPYATDSLQTGPRGTGMSVPEFKAELAIPDPDIAELIEDEPYIPEAGDALAKDIYENVQVLGDVTEDNFNRVMAAMTRWVAPEEGCAYCHGDGDVETYGEDTLYTKVVARRMIQMTQNINENWDGHVNANKEVGVTCMTCHRGQNVPSDIWFKVTPVNASTAGWSSNQNRVTPLSQYSSLPSDALEKYLVDGEVIGVHSLESRTDEDITDPDVAGIQNAERTYALMNYVSNSLGVNCVFCHNTRAFYDPEQVTPQWGTESLGIGMVQEMNTEYLIPLGDTYPENRLGPLHGDAPKAACKTCHKGYQQPLQGTNVIQYWPELATTGTPVYE